Proteins from a genomic interval of Qipengyuania sp. JC766:
- a CDS encoding saccharopine dehydrogenase NADP-binding domain-containing protein, with translation MTLRVAILGGYGNFGGYIARALASDPVIELVVCGRDGAKASSFASELRAANPARGAVDDIAEPDAALAAIAPDLVIHAVGPFQGQDYTVARAAITCGAHYCDLADARSFVAGIGELDEEARQAGVFAIAGASSVPCLTAAYLDRAAETMTIEDVDYGISAAQQTNRGLGTAAAILSYVGKPFTMLRDGAMRRVWGWQGIHSHAYPEIGRRWFGYCDIPDLDLFPQRYPELRSMRFAAGHEIAPLHWGTWLLSWGVRSGILPGLERWAGTLLRASFLFDPLGSDRSGFHLFVRGRDSVGRAVERRHWLIARQGHGPNIPCMPAILIARKLAAGEDIAPGARPCLDLITLDEYLAALEGLDITAIDE, from the coding sequence GTGACGTTGCGCGTCGCCATCCTCGGTGGTTACGGCAATTTCGGCGGCTACATTGCGAGGGCGCTCGCGTCCGACCCGGTGATAGAGCTGGTCGTCTGCGGACGCGATGGGGCGAAGGCATCGTCATTCGCAAGCGAGTTGCGTGCTGCCAATCCGGCGCGCGGTGCCGTGGACGACATTGCGGAGCCTGACGCGGCCCTTGCCGCGATCGCGCCCGACCTCGTCATCCACGCTGTCGGACCGTTCCAGGGACAGGATTACACCGTCGCGCGTGCCGCCATCACGTGCGGCGCGCATTATTGCGACCTCGCCGATGCGCGCTCGTTCGTGGCGGGCATAGGCGAACTGGACGAGGAGGCACGCCAGGCGGGCGTCTTCGCCATCGCCGGCGCCAGTTCGGTCCCGTGCCTGACCGCGGCCTATCTGGACCGGGCGGCCGAAACGATGACCATCGAGGATGTCGATTACGGCATCAGCGCGGCTCAGCAGACCAATCGGGGGCTGGGCACGGCCGCCGCCATCCTGTCCTATGTCGGCAAGCCTTTCACCATGCTGCGCGACGGGGCGATGCGGCGCGTCTGGGGCTGGCAGGGCATCCATTCGCACGCCTATCCGGAAATCGGACGACGCTGGTTCGGCTATTGCGACATCCCCGATCTCGACCTGTTCCCGCAACGCTACCCGGAACTGCGGTCGATGCGTTTCGCGGCCGGTCACGAGATTGCGCCGCTTCACTGGGGTACGTGGCTGCTCAGTTGGGGTGTGCGAAGCGGCATCCTGCCGGGGCTGGAACGTTGGGCCGGGACCCTCCTGCGGGCGAGCTTCCTGTTCGATCCGCTCGGCAGCGATCGCAGCGGCTTCCACCTGTTCGTGCGCGGACGCGACAGCGTGGGCCGGGCGGTCGAGCGGCGCCACTGGCTCATCGCCCGGCAGGGCCATGGACCCAACATTCCGTGCATGCCCGCGATCCTGATCGCGCGGAAGCTGGCAGCCGGCGAGGACATCGCACCGGGCGCGCGGCCGTGCCTCGACCTGATCACGCTGGACGAGTATCTTGCCGCGCTGGAAGGCCTCGACATTACGGCGATCGACGAATGA
- a CDS encoding DCC1-like thiol-disulfide oxidoreductase family protein: MTHTTQRDLRAFAPYSYRDDPTVPAFDDTRAVFVFDHHCVLCGTGVGFIMKHDRRRAIAFTSAQQGLGEALCRHYGIDWDETYLLVRGGRPYIKFDGYFEVARAMGGPWKLATVFRIIPNFILDRVYDLVARNRYRWFGKTEQACQVLTPDQRARLL, encoded by the coding sequence ATGACCCATACCACGCAGCGCGACCTCAGGGCATTTGCTCCCTATTCTTACCGCGACGATCCCACGGTGCCCGCATTCGACGATACCCGCGCGGTCTTCGTGTTCGATCATCACTGCGTCCTGTGCGGAACGGGCGTCGGGTTCATCATGAAGCATGACAGGCGCCGCGCGATCGCCTTCACGTCCGCGCAGCAGGGGCTGGGGGAGGCGCTTTGCCGTCACTACGGGATCGACTGGGACGAGACCTACCTGCTGGTCCGCGGCGGACGCCCCTACATCAAGTTCGACGGATATTTCGAAGTCGCACGGGCGATGGGCGGGCCGTGGAAACTCGCGACCGTTTTCAGGATCATCCCTAATTTTATCCTCGACCGGGTCTACGACCTTGTCGCGCGTAACCGTTACCGTTGGTTCGGGAAGACGGAACAGGCGTGCCAGGTGCTCACCCCGGACCAGCGCGCACGGCTGCTGTAA
- a CDS encoding glycoside hydrolase, producing MVLRRFAILAAFGFSAACAADPLPPPPAALGLDPFYQKHLDADGIPVVSSTRVSDEALRRTHRIMEAMLAHRPELASTLKDLGYRVAIMAEDEGTLDLPEQAHWTKPGPDDPRLTRCERKHYEARIGSRSHADYWNSRARGMAGQLTSGAVEDIMGMPSSRYWGETIFVHEFSHGILAAIQVADPALFARIEAAYAGARDRDLWAGEYAMTNMDEYWAEGTQFWFNSNRLAVMDGRRVLNHEDLAAYDPALFAVLAEAYGEAHELPGDPFYRHAARVPPGPPPQNTAEVC from the coding sequence ATGGTCTTGCGCAGGTTCGCCATCCTTGCCGCCTTCGGGTTCTCCGCCGCGTGCGCGGCCGATCCGCTGCCCCCGCCGCCCGCGGCACTGGGGCTCGATCCGTTCTACCAGAAGCATCTCGATGCGGACGGCATTCCCGTGGTTTCGTCCACCCGCGTGTCGGACGAGGCGCTGCGGCGTACGCACCGCATCATGGAAGCGATGCTGGCGCACCGCCCGGAACTGGCGAGCACGCTGAAGGACCTCGGCTACCGGGTGGCGATCATGGCGGAGGACGAAGGGACGCTCGACTTGCCGGAACAAGCGCACTGGACCAAGCCGGGACCGGACGATCCGCGCCTGACGCGGTGCGAGCGCAAGCATTACGAAGCGCGTATCGGCAGCCGCAGCCATGCCGACTACTGGAATTCCCGCGCGCGCGGCATGGCGGGCCAGCTGACCAGCGGCGCGGTGGAGGATATCATGGGGATGCCCAGCTCGCGCTACTGGGGCGAGACGATCTTCGTGCACGAATTCTCCCATGGCATCCTCGCCGCGATCCAGGTCGCCGATCCCGCGCTCTTCGCCCGGATCGAGGCTGCCTATGCCGGTGCGCGGGACAGGGACCTGTGGGCGGGCGAATACGCGATGACGAACATGGACGAGTACTGGGCGGAAGGCACCCAGTTCTGGTTCAATTCGAACAGGCTCGCGGTGATGGACGGACGGCGGGTGCTGAACCACGAGGACCTGGCCGCTTACGATCCGGCGCTGTTTGCGGTGCTGGCCGAAGCCTATGGCGAAGCGCACGAATTGCCGGGCGATCCGTTCTACCGCCACGCCGCGCGCGTGCCGCCGGGCCCGCCGCCACAGAACACCGCCGAAGTCTGCTAG
- a CDS encoding ATP-dependent Clp protease proteolytic subunit, whose amino-acid sequence MARLRHMSVSEYRDRILSAPQLRLVGGIDEAMYAEFRNQLAAAPTDGDLVVSLTTLGGNPEIARAMADDVRLLREAGRSVLFLGKAAVYSAGATFMAGFPVHCRFLTKGTRLMIHERQITRTINLSGPLRSCTDQLKAALHEIEHSIEIEEEGFHSLVDESDIDFETLREKAPDNWYIPCDEAQEKKLIAGVI is encoded by the coding sequence ATGGCGCGCTTGCGCCACATGAGTGTCAGCGAATACCGGGATCGTATCCTGTCCGCCCCGCAGCTTCGACTCGTCGGCGGTATCGATGAGGCGATGTATGCCGAATTCCGCAACCAGCTCGCCGCCGCCCCGACAGACGGGGACCTCGTCGTGTCGCTGACCACGCTCGGCGGCAATCCGGAAATCGCGCGCGCGATGGCGGACGACGTGCGCCTGTTGCGCGAGGCGGGGCGCTCGGTCCTCTTTCTGGGCAAGGCTGCGGTCTATTCGGCGGGCGCGACATTCATGGCCGGCTTCCCGGTGCATTGCCGCTTCCTCACCAAGGGGACGCGGCTGATGATCCACGAGCGGCAGATCACCCGTACCATCAACCTGTCGGGTCCCTTGCGCAGCTGTACCGACCAACTGAAGGCGGCCCTGCACGAAATCGAGCATTCGATCGAAATCGAGGAAGAGGGCTTTCACTCGCTGGTCGACGAGTCCGACATCGATTTCGAGACCCTGCGCGAGAAAGCACCGGACAACTGGTACATCCCGTGCGACGAGGCGCAGGAGAAGAAGCTGATAGCCGGCGTCATCTGA
- the creD gene encoding cell envelope integrity protein CreD: MVRRNPGTKLALVGLVGFVLMIPLLMVYGLVGDREAQSRTAQDAISQGWAGPQTMTGPMLVIPYETDTVETETMDGRKVSRTVRRERELFVSPQSQSVRTTIAPELKGYAIYRTAVYEAAVTGEAVFTVPDEIERLGIAREALQIDRAELRFGVTDTQGLIGETMVQAGNGRLALNPGNGPAATDGSGFSTALSWNGEGTLPVRWSLSFNGTRSLAFVPRGGRTQWQVTSPWQHPSFVGSFLPGSSDVSADGFDATYEGITNLALGEPIVSTEDRGPPAPGELAVGAEGDRYEMTGTTAHASTSKVAAVRLVEPVDIYSQVERSVKYGFLFIGFTFLVYLMFDVVAGARVASVEYLLTGAGLVLFFVMLLGFAEHLGFAFAYLIASAAIIGLLTTYSVSVLGGWRRAGMVGGMLAGLYATLYVLLSLEAFALLVGSLLLFVALAAVMFATRNVDWSAARDAMDEGRYTES, translated from the coding sequence ATGGTACGAAGAAATCCGGGTACGAAGCTGGCACTCGTTGGACTGGTCGGGTTCGTCCTGATGATCCCGCTGCTGATGGTCTACGGTCTGGTGGGCGACCGCGAAGCGCAGTCGCGGACTGCGCAGGACGCGATCAGCCAGGGCTGGGCAGGGCCTCAGACGATGACGGGACCCATGCTGGTCATTCCCTACGAAACCGACACGGTCGAGACGGAAACCATGGATGGCCGGAAAGTGAGCCGTACGGTCCGCCGTGAACGCGAACTCTTCGTCTCGCCGCAGTCGCAATCCGTCCGCACGACGATCGCTCCTGAGCTCAAAGGCTACGCGATCTATCGCACGGCGGTATACGAGGCGGCGGTGACCGGCGAAGCGGTCTTTACCGTTCCCGACGAGATCGAACGGCTGGGTATCGCGCGCGAAGCGCTCCAGATCGACAGGGCCGAACTGCGCTTCGGCGTGACCGACACGCAGGGCCTGATCGGGGAAACGATGGTGCAGGCCGGCAACGGGAGGTTGGCCTTGAACCCGGGCAACGGCCCGGCCGCGACGGACGGATCGGGCTTTTCGACGGCCCTGTCATGGAATGGCGAAGGCACTTTGCCGGTCCGGTGGAGCCTGTCGTTCAACGGCACCCGCTCGCTCGCCTTCGTGCCGCGCGGCGGCCGGACGCAGTGGCAGGTCACCTCGCCCTGGCAGCATCCCAGCTTCGTGGGCAGTTTCCTGCCCGGTAGCAGTGACGTGAGTGCCGACGGTTTTGATGCCACATACGAAGGCATCACCAATCTGGCGCTGGGCGAACCGATCGTGTCCACCGAAGACCGCGGGCCGCCCGCGCCGGGCGAGCTTGCCGTCGGCGCGGAAGGAGACCGGTACGAAATGACCGGGACGACCGCCCATGCATCGACCAGCAAGGTCGCTGCGGTCCGTCTGGTCGAGCCGGTCGACATCTACAGCCAGGTCGAACGATCGGTGAAGTACGGCTTCCTCTTCATCGGCTTCACTTTCCTCGTGTACCTCATGTTCGATGTCGTCGCCGGCGCCCGTGTGGCCTCGGTGGAATATCTGCTGACCGGCGCGGGGCTGGTGCTGTTCTTCGTGATGCTGCTGGGATTTGCAGAGCATCTGGGCTTCGCCTTCGCCTACCTGATCGCCAGCGCGGCGATCATCGGCCTGCTGACGACCTACAGCGTCTCGGTGCTGGGCGGATGGCGGCGCGCCGGCATGGTCGGCGGGATGCTCGCAGGGCTGTATGCGACACTCTATGTCCTGCTCAGCCTGGAAGCGTTTGCGCTGCTGGTTGGTTCGCTGCTGCTCTTCGTGGCGCTGGCGGCGGTGATGTTCGCGACCCGAAATGTCGACTGGTCTGCTGCAAGAGATGCGATGGACGAAGGTCGCTACACCGAAAGCTGA
- a CDS encoding neutral zinc metallopeptidase: MRLNPFNSNTIRVSSEGRRGGGFPRGGGGKLGCGTIVIALVAALVFGVDPGQLLGNLEGGGTMPPAQQAGTGETEEDICNSNAYSRETCNALSSLNATWSQVFEEQGVRFVDPQLAMPTQNQYRTACGVASAGMGPFYCPSNQTMYIDVRFYDQLARMAGDEGDFARYYVVAHEYGHHVQTITGVARQIRSAQQQNPRRANQLQVLMELQADCYAGVWAGRNRNLIEPGDMEEGLAAAAAIGDDTLQRQAGQQVSPESFTHGTSEQRMQALRLGFRGDDRACDAILEVS, translated from the coding sequence ATGCGGCTCAATCCTTTCAACAGCAACACGATCAGGGTGTCCTCCGAAGGGCGCCGCGGCGGCGGTTTCCCCCGCGGGGGCGGCGGCAAGCTGGGCTGCGGCACCATCGTGATCGCACTGGTCGCGGCGCTGGTGTTCGGGGTCGATCCGGGCCAGCTGCTCGGCAACCTGGAAGGCGGCGGCACCATGCCCCCGGCGCAGCAGGCCGGAACCGGCGAAACCGAAGAGGATATCTGCAACTCCAACGCCTATTCGCGCGAAACCTGCAACGCGCTCTCCTCGCTCAACGCGACCTGGTCGCAGGTGTTCGAGGAACAGGGCGTCCGCTTCGTGGATCCGCAGCTCGCCATGCCCACTCAGAACCAGTACCGCACGGCCTGCGGTGTCGCTTCGGCCGGGATGGGTCCGTTCTACTGCCCGAGCAACCAGACGATGTATATCGACGTGCGCTTCTACGACCAACTGGCCCGCATGGCCGGCGATGAGGGCGACTTCGCGCGCTATTACGTCGTCGCGCACGAATACGGGCACCACGTCCAGACCATCACCGGCGTCGCGCGCCAGATCCGCAGCGCGCAGCAGCAGAACCCGCGCCGGGCGAACCAGTTGCAAGTGCTGATGGAACTGCAGGCGGATTGCTATGCCGGGGTCTGGGCGGGCCGCAACCGCAACCTCATCGAACCGGGCGACATGGAAGAAGGCCTCGCCGCCGCCGCCGCGATCGGCGACGACACGCTGCAACGCCAGGCCGGGCAGCAGGTCAGCCCCGAAAGCTTCACCCACGGCACCAGCGAACAGCGGATGCAGGCCCTGCGCCTCGGCTTCCGAGGAGACGACCGCGCCTGCGACGCGATCCTCGAGGTGAGTTGA
- a CDS encoding 3-hydroxybutyrate dehydrogenase, giving the protein MFLSGKRALVTGSTSGIGLAIARALKAEGAEIVLNGFGEEEEIAKLCEELDARHSGADLTDPDAIEGMMADAGGVDILVNNAGMQHVSAIEEFPVPKWDKIIALNLSAAFHTIRLAVPHMKEAGWGRIINTASAHSLTASPYKSAYVAAKHGIAGLTKTVALEVAQDNITVNAISPGYVWTPLVENQIPDTMKARGMDRDEVIDQVLLAKQPTKKFVQPEDVGAMAVFLCRDEAQNVNGANWSIDGGWTAE; this is encoded by the coding sequence ATGTTCCTGTCCGGCAAGCGTGCCCTCGTCACCGGTTCCACGTCCGGGATCGGCCTCGCCATTGCGCGGGCCCTGAAGGCGGAAGGGGCGGAGATCGTCCTCAACGGCTTCGGCGAGGAGGAAGAGATCGCGAAGCTGTGCGAGGAACTGGATGCGCGCCATTCGGGCGCGGACCTGACCGATCCCGACGCGATCGAGGGCATGATGGCCGATGCGGGCGGAGTGGATATCCTCGTCAACAATGCCGGAATGCAGCACGTGTCCGCGATCGAGGAATTCCCGGTGCCCAAGTGGGACAAAATCATCGCCCTGAACCTGTCCGCCGCCTTCCACACCATCCGCCTTGCCGTGCCGCACATGAAGGAGGCCGGCTGGGGCCGGATCATCAACACCGCCAGCGCGCATTCGCTGACCGCATCGCCCTACAAGTCCGCCTATGTCGCGGCCAAGCACGGGATCGCCGGGCTGACCAAGACCGTCGCGCTGGAAGTAGCGCAGGACAACATCACGGTGAACGCGATCAGCCCGGGCTACGTCTGGACCCCGCTGGTGGAAAACCAGATCCCCGACACGATGAAGGCGCGCGGCATGGACCGGGACGAGGTGATCGACCAGGTCCTGCTCGCCAAGCAGCCGACCAAGAAGTTCGTCCAGCCCGAGGATGTGGGCGCGATGGCGGTATTCCTGTGCCGGGACGAGGCGCAGAACGTGAACGGCGCGAACTGGAGCATCGACGGGGGATGGACGGCGGAGTGA
- the guaB gene encoding IMP dehydrogenase produces the protein MAHLDIPLGLTFDDVLLRPAESEIVPSMADTRTQLTRDIALNIPVLSAAMDTVTEADMAIVMAQLGGIGVLHRNFDPEQQADAVRAVKRYESGMVVNPITIHPEATLGEAQALMQKHRISGIPVTDRNGKLTGILTNRDVRFAENPQQPVRELMTTENLATVPLGTGQDEARRLLHQRRIEKLLVVDNDGHCVGLITVKDIEKAVNYPNATKDAAGRLRVAAATTVGDKGFARTEQLIDAEVDVIIIDTAHGHNADVSRAVERVKAMSNSVQVIAGNVATAEATKALVGAGADAVKIGIGPGSICTTRIVAGVGVPQLTAIMDSAEEAAKSGVPVIADGGLRTSGDAAKALAAGASSVMVGSLLAGTAEAPGETFLYQGRSYKSYRGMGSVGAMARGSADRYFQQDISQQKLVPEGIEGQVPFKGPAADVVHQLVGGIKAAMGYTGSATIEDLRTRAQFVRITNAGLSESHVHDVSITREAPNYPTR, from the coding sequence GTGGCACATCTCGACATACCCCTCGGCCTTACCTTCGACGACGTGCTCCTGCGTCCCGCCGAGAGCGAGATCGTGCCGAGCATGGCGGACACCCGCACGCAGCTGACGCGGGACATCGCGCTCAATATCCCGGTGCTGTCCGCGGCGATGGACACGGTGACCGAGGCGGACATGGCCATCGTGATGGCGCAGCTGGGCGGCATCGGCGTGCTTCACCGCAATTTCGATCCCGAGCAGCAGGCCGACGCGGTCCGCGCGGTGAAGCGGTACGAAAGCGGCATGGTGGTCAATCCGATCACCATCCACCCCGAAGCCACGCTGGGCGAGGCGCAGGCGCTGATGCAGAAGCACCGGATCAGCGGCATCCCGGTGACGGACCGGAACGGGAAGCTGACCGGCATCCTCACCAATCGCGATGTCCGCTTCGCCGAAAATCCGCAGCAGCCGGTGCGCGAGCTGATGACGACGGAAAACCTCGCCACCGTGCCACTGGGCACCGGGCAGGACGAAGCGCGTCGCCTGCTTCACCAGCGCCGGATCGAAAAGCTGCTGGTGGTCGACAATGACGGCCACTGCGTAGGGCTGATCACGGTCAAGGACATCGAAAAGGCCGTCAACTACCCCAACGCCACGAAGGATGCGGCCGGCCGCCTGCGCGTCGCGGCGGCGACCACGGTCGGCGACAAGGGTTTCGCGCGCACCGAACAGCTGATCGATGCCGAAGTGGACGTCATCATCATCGACACCGCGCACGGCCACAATGCCGACGTGTCGCGCGCGGTGGAACGCGTGAAGGCCATGTCCAATTCGGTGCAGGTCATCGCCGGCAACGTCGCCACGGCGGAAGCGACGAAGGCATTGGTTGGCGCGGGCGCGGACGCGGTGAAGATCGGCATCGGGCCGGGATCCATCTGTACGACGCGCATCGTCGCGGGCGTGGGCGTGCCGCAGCTGACCGCGATCATGGACAGCGCGGAAGAGGCCGCGAAGTCGGGCGTGCCGGTCATCGCCGATGGCGGCCTTCGCACAAGCGGCGATGCGGCCAAGGCGCTGGCCGCCGGCGCATCGTCGGTGATGGTCGGATCGCTGCTCGCCGGTACGGCGGAAGCGCCGGGCGAAACGTTCCTCTACCAGGGCCGCAGCTACAAGAGCTATCGCGGCATGGGCAGCGTCGGCGCCATGGCGCGCGGCAGCGCGGACCGCTATTTCCAGCAGGACATCAGCCAGCAGAAGCTGGTCCCCGAAGGGATCGAGGGACAGGTCCCGTTCAAGGGGCCGGCGGCGGACGTGGTCCACCAGCTTGTCGGCGGAATCAAGGCGGCGATGGGCTATACCGGCAGCGCCACGATCGAGGACTTGCGCACGCGCGCCCAGTTCGTGCGGATCACCAATGCGGGGCTTTCGGAAAGCCATGTGCACGACGTGAGCATCACGCGCGAGGCGCCCAACTATCCGACGCGCTGA
- a CDS encoding RsmB/NOP family class I SAM-dependent RNA methyltransferase has translation MTPAARVQAAITILDGVIAEARDRGAPADRIVAQWARDNRYAGSKDRRAIRELVYGAIRACGPVPANGRDAMLRLAETDPAIAPLFDGSQYGPPEITPKDSAAKGGIGPAWLADALRASGIEGEEAGALLDRAPLDIRVNTLKADRSQVGLPEQGEELAAPQGLRFATGTQVEQWPAYRDGLVEVQDHGSQWACHAVGAQPGETVVDLCAGAGGKTLALAAAMDNRGVLVASDTDRGRLSKLAPRAERAGAGMVETVLLDPGRELEALARLQGQADAVLVDAPCSGSGTWRRKPEARWRLDPAALEGFAAAQDRLLDIGAQLLRPGGRLVFVTCSVLDIEGVDRVEAFLARHPEWSAEAVDLPIGQARGKGVRLAPYRDGTDGFFIARLASPC, from the coding sequence ATGACGCCTGCCGCGCGGGTACAGGCCGCCATCACAATCCTGGACGGCGTGATCGCGGAGGCGCGGGATCGCGGTGCCCCGGCGGACCGCATCGTGGCCCAGTGGGCGCGCGACAACCGCTATGCCGGCTCCAAGGACCGGCGCGCGATCCGCGAACTCGTCTATGGCGCCATTCGCGCCTGCGGCCCGGTCCCGGCGAACGGGCGGGACGCCATGCTTCGGCTGGCCGAGACCGATCCTGCCATCGCACCGCTGTTCGATGGCTCCCAGTACGGGCCGCCGGAAATCACCCCGAAGGACAGCGCGGCGAAGGGCGGTATCGGACCCGCCTGGCTGGCCGATGCGCTGCGCGCCAGCGGGATCGAAGGCGAGGAGGCGGGCGCGCTGCTCGATCGCGCGCCGCTCGACATTCGGGTGAACACGCTGAAGGCCGACCGGTCGCAGGTCGGCCTCCCGGAACAGGGCGAGGAACTTGCCGCGCCGCAGGGCCTGCGGTTTGCTACCGGGACGCAGGTCGAACAGTGGCCCGCCTACCGCGACGGGCTGGTGGAGGTGCAGGACCATGGCAGCCAGTGGGCCTGCCATGCCGTGGGTGCGCAGCCGGGCGAAACCGTGGTCGATCTGTGCGCGGGCGCGGGCGGCAAGACGCTGGCGCTGGCCGCGGCGATGGACAATCGCGGCGTGCTGGTCGCAAGCGATACCGACCGGGGCCGCTTGTCGAAACTGGCACCGCGCGCGGAACGCGCCGGCGCCGGCATGGTCGAGACGGTGCTGCTCGATCCGGGCAGGGAACTGGAAGCGCTGGCGCGCCTGCAGGGGCAGGCGGATGCCGTGCTGGTCGATGCGCCGTGTTCGGGTAGCGGGACCTGGCGGCGCAAGCCCGAGGCGCGCTGGCGGCTGGACCCGGCAGCCCTGGAAGGCTTCGCGGCCGCGCAGGACCGTCTGCTCGATATCGGCGCGCAGTTGCTGCGTCCGGGCGGGCGGCTCGTGTTCGTCACCTGCTCGGTGCTCGACATTGAGGGCGTCGACAGGGTCGAGGCGTTCCTGGCGAGGCACCCGGAGTGGTCGGCCGAAGCAGTCGACCTGCCGATCGGGCAGGCACGCGGGAAGGGCGTCAGGTTGGCGCCGTACCGCGATGGAACGGACGGATTTTTCATCGCACGTCTAGCTTCGCCATGTTAG
- a CDS encoding tetratricopeptide repeat protein: protein MRYAPVSAVLSIALAITASVGVAQDRDPDPRAAVLIADGKAALDAGQPQRAIDAFEAALAVDPGYTPIYLDLAEAARRDGMQGKAIGYYRKAQERDPRNYAAISGEGEALVEKGAIEKARQNLTKLESLCGESCPETQDLASALARGPQTPVLAAEDVLPDVKIEQN from the coding sequence ATGCGTTACGCCCCGGTTTCCGCCGTCCTCTCGATCGCCTTGGCCATCACGGCCAGCGTCGGCGTGGCGCAGGACCGGGACCCGGATCCGCGCGCTGCGGTCCTGATCGCGGACGGAAAGGCGGCGCTCGACGCCGGCCAGCCGCAACGGGCGATCGACGCATTCGAAGCCGCGCTCGCGGTCGATCCGGGCTACACGCCGATCTATCTCGACCTCGCCGAGGCGGCGCGCCGCGACGGGATGCAGGGCAAGGCGATCGGCTACTACCGCAAGGCGCAGGAACGCGATCCGCGCAACTACGCCGCCATCTCGGGCGAAGGCGAAGCGCTGGTGGAGAAGGGCGCGATCGAGAAGGCCCGCCAGAACCTCACCAAGCTGGAATCGCTGTGCGGTGAAAGCTGCCCGGAAACGCAGGACCTCGCCTCCGCCCTCGCACGCGGACCCCAGACTCCGGTCCTGGCAGCAGAAGACGTCCTGCCCGACGTGAAGATCGAGCAGAATTGA
- a CDS encoding RNA pyrophosphohydrolase, protein MSGTEPTEYRQCAGFMLANREGKVFVGQRIDGKNLGAWQMPQGGIDPGENQEQAALRELEEETGVTADLVEIVARMPYPVQYDLPEELMGKLWGGKYRGQEQHWFLGRFTGSDDDIDLEAHDPPEFCEWQWVEPANLPDLIVPFKRDVYASLVKELAPLI, encoded by the coding sequence ATGAGCGGGACCGAACCGACCGAATACCGGCAGTGCGCCGGCTTCATGCTCGCCAACCGGGAAGGCAAGGTCTTCGTCGGCCAGCGGATCGACGGCAAGAACCTTGGCGCATGGCAGATGCCGCAGGGCGGCATCGATCCGGGCGAGAACCAAGAGCAAGCCGCGCTGCGCGAGCTGGAAGAGGAAACGGGCGTCACCGCCGACCTCGTCGAGATCGTGGCGCGCATGCCCTACCCCGTGCAATACGACCTGCCCGAAGAGCTGATGGGCAAGCTGTGGGGCGGCAAGTATCGCGGGCAGGAACAGCACTGGTTCCTCGGCCGCTTCACCGGCTCGGACGACGACATCGACCTCGAAGCCCACGATCCGCCCGAATTCTGCGAATGGCAATGGGTCGAGCCGGCAAACCTCCCCGACCTCATCGTACCCTTCAAACGGGACGTTTACGCGTCGCTGGTCAAGGAACTCGCGCCGCTCATCTGA